The nucleotide sequence GGCCATGCCGTACCCGACGAGTCCGGCGGTGAGCACTCGTCCTGCACCCTGATCAGTCATGCGGTCACGATAGCCCCTGGCACCGGGCCGCACCGGGCCGCACCGGGCCGCACCGGGCCGCTACGGCCCGTCCGGGCCCGCGATCTCGTCGTCGACGAAGCGGGGCGCGGCCGCGACGCCGCCGGCGACGACGAGGAGCACCGCGGTGCCCATCAGCAGCAGCAGGGGAGCGGTCCAGCTGCCGGTGGCCTCGTGCAGGGCGCCGACGGCGAAGGGCCCGGCCGCCGCGAGCAGGTAGCCCACCGGCTGCGTGAACCCGGACAGCTGCGCGGTCACCCGGGGGTCCCGGGAGCGGGCCGTGAGCAGCGCCAGGGCGGTGGGGAACGCGAAGCCGCCCACCCCCAGGAGCAGGGCCCAGGCCCAGGGTGTGGTGGCGGGCGCCAGCAGCAGGCCGGAGTAGCCGGCGACCATGCAGACGCCCAGGCCCACGATCCACCGCCGCAGGCGCGGTGAGCGGGCCACCAGGACGGGCATGAGGAGCCCTCCCGGGATGCCCATGGCGGCGATGAGGGCGGCCATCAGCCCGGCCTGGGCCTGGCCCAGGCCGCCGTCGCGGTAGATCTGGGCCACCCAGCCGAACTGGACGTAGGCGTGCATCGACTGGATGCCGAAGTAGACGCACAGCGCCACGGCGGTGCGGGAGCGGAGGATCGAGGTGCCGCGGCCGGGACGCAGGGCGCGGCCGGGGGTCGTGGCGGGCTCGCGCCGGTCGCGGACGGTGACCAGGACCCAGGGGACCACGGCGGCCAGGGCCACGAGGCCCCAGAGGCCCAGTGCGGCACGCCACCCGTCGGGCCCGCTCGCGGCCAGCGGCCCGGCCGCCAGCAGGGGCAGCGTGGCGCCGACGGCCAGGCCGGTCGTGTAGAGGGAGTTCAGCGCCGCCGTGCGCCGGCCCCCGTGGCGCTTGATGAACGCCGGCACCAGGATGTTGCCGACGGCCATGCCGGCGAAGCCCAGCACGGACAGGAGCAGGAACACCGGCACCGATCCCGTGACCGGCCGGGCCAGCAGCCCGGCGGCGACCAGGACCAGACCGGCGGTGACGGCACCGCTGATGCCGGTCCTGCGCGAGAGCGCGGCCGCGCACGCCCCCGCCGCGGCGAACGTGAGCCCGGGCAGGGCGGTCAGCACCCCGGCCATCGTGGGGCTCAGCCCCAGTCCCTGCTGCACCTCCGCGAGCACGGGCCCCACGGAGGTGGCCCCGGGGCGGAGATTGACCGCCACGACCGCCACCGCGAGCACCACCAGCCACCCCGGCACGCGGGGCGGGACGGCGGAACGGTCAGGGGGCGGGGTGGACGGGCGCACCGGCCTGTTCTATCACGGGGTGCGGCGGCACCGGGGCGCGGGCCGGACGGAGCGGTCCGCTCAGCCCTCGCAGTCGGTGCAGTACCGCGTCTCGCCGGACTGGCGGGCCAGCTGGGAGCGGTGCCGGACCAGGAAGCAGGAGGCGCAGGTGAACTCGTCGACCTGTTCCGGGATGACGGCCACGGTGAGCTCTTCGTGGGAGAGGTCGGCGCCGGGCAGGTCGATGCCCTCGGCGGTGTCGAAGTCCTCGGCGTCGATGACCGCGGTCTGGGTGGTGGCGCTGCGCTGGACCTGGATCGCCTCCAGGGACTCGTTGGCCGGCTCGTCCTCGGGCCGGGTGCGCGGGGCGTCGTAATCGGTGGCCATGATGTGGTGCGTCCTCCTGGAACGGGGTGGTGCTGTGCAGAGGGTGCCCTGCACGGAAGGACCAGAGTGTACCCCTACGACATGGGCAACTG is from Kocuria rosea and encodes:
- a CDS encoding DUF4193 domain-containing protein, yielding MATDYDAPRTRPEDEPANESLEAIQVQRSATTQTAVIDAEDFDTAEGIDLPGADLSHEELTVAVIPEQVDEFTCASCFLVRHRSQLARQSGETRYCTDCEG
- a CDS encoding MFS transporter, with the translated sequence MRPSTPPPDRSAVPPRVPGWLVVLAVAVVAVNLRPGATSVGPVLAEVQQGLGLSPTMAGVLTALPGLTFAAAGACAAALSRRTGISGAVTAGLVLVAAGLLARPVTGSVPVFLLLSVLGFAGMAVGNILVPAFIKRHGGRRTAALNSLYTTGLAVGATLPLLAAGPLAASGPDGWRAALGLWGLVALAAVVPWVLVTVRDRREPATTPGRALRPGRGTSILRSRTAVALCVYFGIQSMHAYVQFGWVAQIYRDGGLGQAQAGLMAALIAAMGIPGGLLMPVLVARSPRLRRWIVGLGVCMVAGYSGLLLAPATTPWAWALLLGVGGFAFPTALALLTARSRDPRVTAQLSGFTQPVGYLLAAAGPFAVGALHEATGSWTAPLLLLMGTAVLLVVAGGVAAAPRFVDDEIAGPDGP